A single window of Pseudomonas lijiangensis DNA harbors:
- a CDS encoding TerC/Alx family metal homeostasis membrane protein, which translates to MESTALGFPPLTMAVFVGLAISALAVDMFSHRGNKPITLTQASAWSIFWVAISLAFAGFLYVQHGSEVATLFVTGYALEKVLSVDNLFVFMALFAWFKIPDGLRHRVLYWGIIGAIVFRGIFVAIGTGLLALGPWVEVVFAVIVAWTAIMMLRAGDDDDEEIDYSQHMAYRFAKKLFPVWPKLHGNNFFVRRAVLEEEIKKPENSGITLAAKGAIFATPLFLCLVVAEISDVLFAFDSVPAIIAVSREPLIVFSAMLFAILGLRTLYFVLEALKRYLVHLEKAVIALLFFIAIKLGLNATDHLFHHGYSISANTSLMVVMVVLVIGIVASLLFPGKDESAEEKA; encoded by the coding sequence ATGGAAAGCACCGCTCTTGGCTTCCCTCCACTCACCATGGCCGTTTTCGTTGGCCTGGCCATCTCGGCCCTGGCCGTCGACATGTTTTCCCACCGGGGAAACAAGCCGATCACATTGACCCAGGCATCGGCCTGGTCGATCTTCTGGGTGGCAATCTCTCTGGCATTTGCCGGCTTTCTGTATGTTCAGCACGGCTCTGAAGTCGCAACGCTGTTCGTGACCGGTTATGCACTGGAAAAAGTCCTGAGCGTCGATAACCTCTTCGTGTTCATGGCCTTGTTCGCCTGGTTCAAGATCCCTGATGGCCTGCGCCATCGCGTTCTGTACTGGGGCATCATCGGCGCAATCGTGTTCCGCGGCATTTTCGTTGCCATCGGTACAGGCCTTCTGGCTCTGGGCCCGTGGGTCGAAGTGGTGTTCGCGGTAATCGTTGCCTGGACTGCCATCATGATGCTCAGGGCTGGCGATGACGACGACGAAGAAATCGACTACTCCCAGCACATGGCCTATCGCTTCGCCAAGAAACTGTTCCCGGTGTGGCCAAAACTGCACGGCAACAACTTCTTCGTACGCCGCGCTGTCCTGGAAGAAGAAATCAAGAAGCCTGAGAACAGCGGCATCACCCTGGCTGCCAAAGGCGCGATCTTTGCGACCCCACTGTTCCTGTGTCTGGTCGTGGCTGAAATCTCCGACGTACTGTTCGCCTTCGACTCCGTGCCGGCCATCATCGCCGTGAGCCGTGAGCCGCTGATCGTATTCTCGGCCATGCTGTTCGCGATCCTGGGCCTGCGTACCCTGTACTTCGTACTCGAAGCCCTGAAGCGCTACCTGGTTCACCTGGAGAAAGCGGTTATCGCACTGCTGTTCTTCATCGCAATCAAGCTGGGCCTGAACGCAACTGACCACTTGTTCCATCATGGATACAGCATCAGCGCCAACACCAGCCTCATGGTTGTGATGGTGGTGCTGGTAATCGGTATTGTCGCTAGCCTGCTCTTCCCGGGAAAAGACGAGTCGGCTGAAGAAAAAGCGTAA
- a CDS encoding tellurite resistance TerB family protein encodes MLDWLKTNATAARDKLASEVSKFKNREFMDAVVSGCALVSAADGEISSSEKQKMAGFIQNSQELKVFDMKDVIQAFQDACAKFDFDVEIGRAEALKTIGKIKKKEDAARLLVRVCCAIGGADGSFDEKERAVCRSICNELGLNPSDFDL; translated from the coding sequence ATGCTGGACTGGTTGAAAACAAACGCAACAGCAGCTCGCGACAAGCTTGCTTCCGAAGTCTCGAAGTTCAAGAACCGTGAGTTCATGGATGCAGTGGTTTCAGGTTGTGCCCTGGTATCTGCAGCCGATGGCGAAATCAGCTCCAGTGAAAAACAGAAAATGGCCGGCTTCATTCAGAACTCTCAGGAACTGAAAGTTTTTGACATGAAAGACGTCATCCAGGCTTTTCAGGATGCATGCGCCAAATTCGACTTCGATGTCGAAATCGGTCGTGCCGAAGCGCTGAAAACCATCGGCAAGATCAAGAAAAAAGAAGATGCTGCCCGCCTTCTGGTGCGCGTCTGCTGTGCCATCGGTGGCGCAGATGGCAGCTTCGACGAGAAGGAACGTGCTGTCTGCCGCTCCATCTGTAATGAGCTCGGCCTGAATCCTTCCGACTTTGACCTGTAA
- a CDS encoding TerD family protein: protein MTQLVPGANAPVAAGPLTVDVSYSPLAGADIDVSAFLLTSAGKVRGDHDMCFFGQKSVSGGAVQLTEASTGRAVFSLDPGRLDAAIEKVALTATIYENKASFDSVSHLALTVTGGIEAAIPTSGMKETALILGEFYLRQGAWKFRCVAQGFAGGLEPLAKNFGVEVAAPEAQPPAPAPAPAPAPAPAPVAAPKPTVSLSKITLDKTRASVSLEKTSAGFGEIRVNLNWNRRSESKSSGFFSMKKSNAIDLDVGCLFELQDGYKGAVQALGNSFGSLNTEPFIKLMGDDRTGSISDGEWLHINGAHWSKIRRILVYAFIYEGAPNWKETDGVVTIHAPGQPPIEVRLNEEGGRQGMCAIALLENDNGAVKVTRRVDFHNGHSNMDKAYGWGMRWAAGSK, encoded by the coding sequence ATGACTCAACTTGTCCCAGGCGCCAATGCGCCAGTAGCTGCTGGCCCATTGACGGTCGACGTCAGCTATTCCCCTCTAGCGGGCGCGGACATCGATGTCTCCGCGTTCCTGCTGACCAGTGCAGGCAAGGTCCGTGGCGATCACGACATGTGCTTCTTCGGTCAGAAGAGCGTGAGTGGCGGTGCGGTCCAGTTGACGGAAGCGTCAACGGGCCGGGCTGTTTTCAGTCTTGATCCGGGTCGCCTGGATGCCGCCATCGAGAAGGTTGCGCTCACGGCAACCATCTATGAGAACAAGGCCAGCTTCGACAGCGTGTCGCACCTTGCCCTGACCGTCACCGGCGGAATCGAAGCGGCCATTCCTACCAGTGGCATGAAGGAAACCGCGCTGATTCTGGGCGAGTTCTACCTGCGTCAGGGCGCCTGGAAATTCCGTTGCGTCGCCCAGGGCTTTGCCGGTGGTCTTGAGCCTCTGGCCAAGAACTTCGGTGTTGAAGTCGCAGCGCCAGAGGCCCAGCCTCCTGCACCTGCACCTGCACCTGCACCTGCACCTGCACCTGCACCAGTCGCCGCGCCCAAGCCCACCGTCAGTCTCAGCAAGATCACGCTGGACAAGACACGTGCTTCCGTCAGCCTGGAGAAAACCAGTGCCGGTTTCGGTGAAATCAGGGTCAACCTGAACTGGAATCGACGCAGCGAGAGCAAAAGCAGCGGCTTCTTCTCGATGAAGAAGAGCAATGCGATCGACCTTGATGTAGGCTGCCTGTTCGAGTTACAGGACGGTTACAAAGGTGCGGTCCAGGCATTGGGCAATTCGTTTGGATCGCTCAACACCGAGCCTTTCATCAAATTGATGGGCGATGACCGTACCGGCTCCATCAGCGACGGCGAGTGGTTGCATATCAACGGCGCGCACTGGAGCAAGATCCGTCGCATTCTGGTTTACGCATTCATCTATGAAGGCGCACCGAACTGGAAAGAAACCGACGGTGTTGTCACCATCCACGCCCCGGGCCAGCCACCTATCGAGGTTCGCCTCAACGAGGAAGGCGGTCGTCAGGGCATGTGTGCGATCGCACTGCTGGAAAACGACAACGGGGCCGTCAAGGTGACCCGTCGTGTGGATTTCCACAACGGTCATAGCAACATGGACAAGGCCTATGGCTGGGGCATGCGCTGGGCCGCAGGTTCCAAGTAA
- a CDS encoding TerD family protein, which produces MALTLAKNQTISLEKTAGTGLKKVSMGLGWDPEKPSGFFGKLLGGGGGDIDLDASCIMLDADKKPLDLVWFRQLQSRDGAIHHSGDNRTGEGAGDDETISVDLEKLPAAVKYLVFTVNSFTGQNFEKVANAYCRIVDLGTRNELGRFDLSEKGQHTGVVMSYLSRTSSGWDFTAVGQATNGRTADDLVDLAVGAVRA; this is translated from the coding sequence ATGGCACTCACTTTGGCAAAAAACCAGACGATCTCGCTTGAGAAAACAGCTGGTACAGGCCTTAAGAAAGTCAGCATGGGGCTGGGATGGGACCCTGAAAAGCCGAGCGGTTTCTTCGGCAAGCTGCTGGGCGGCGGTGGCGGAGATATCGACCTGGACGCCTCCTGCATCATGCTCGATGCCGACAAGAAGCCTCTCGACCTGGTCTGGTTCCGCCAGCTGCAATCGCGTGACGGTGCCATTCATCACTCCGGCGACAACCGTACCGGTGAAGGCGCAGGCGATGACGAAACCATCAGCGTCGATCTGGAAAAGCTGCCGGCAGCCGTGAAATATCTGGTGTTCACCGTCAACTCGTTCACCGGCCAGAACTTCGAAAAAGTCGCCAACGCCTACTGCCGTATCGTCGATCTGGGCACCCGTAACGAACTGGGCCGCTTCGATCTGTCCGAAAAAGGTCAGCACACAGGCGTGGTCATGTCCTATCTGTCGCGCACTTCCAGCGGCTGGGATTTCACCGCTGTAGGTCAGGCCACCAATGGCCGCACTGCTGACGATCTGGTCGACCTGGCCGTTGGAGCGGTACGCGCATGA
- a CDS encoding HAD-IB family hydrolase, with product MIEPDLEVEVEQRLLAVFDFDGTLTRHDSFVPFLKFAFGQRAFSVRMARLVLPSLGYLAKRVTRDELKGRLIKAFLTGVEVDWLQQKAEAFCQLYWARLMRPAALESVAAEIEKGAIVTLCSASPAMVLQPFADRLKVELIGTNLEVIDGKLTGLIEGSNCRCDSKVMRLEGVYGPLSQFRVRAWGDTRGDHELLAAAQDAHWRLFHPAWRRGRYKGPVNAKLHNRDGNDGSSR from the coding sequence ATGATAGAGCCTGATCTTGAAGTGGAAGTGGAGCAGCGCCTGCTGGCGGTGTTCGATTTTGACGGGACATTGACCCGCCATGACAGCTTTGTCCCATTTCTCAAATTCGCTTTTGGGCAGCGTGCTTTTTCCGTTCGTATGGCCCGGCTGGTGCTGCCGAGCCTCGGTTACCTTGCCAAGCGCGTGACCCGCGATGAGCTCAAGGGCCGTCTGATCAAGGCCTTTCTGACCGGCGTTGAGGTGGACTGGCTGCAACAGAAGGCCGAAGCCTTCTGCCAGCTGTACTGGGCGCGCCTGATGCGTCCGGCGGCGCTGGAGTCCGTGGCGGCTGAAATCGAAAAGGGTGCCATTGTCACGCTATGTTCAGCATCGCCTGCTATGGTCCTGCAACCTTTCGCAGATCGCCTGAAAGTCGAGCTTATCGGCACCAATCTTGAAGTGATCGACGGCAAACTTACCGGTCTTATCGAAGGCAGCAACTGTCGCTGCGACTCCAAGGTGATGCGCCTGGAAGGGGTTTACGGGCCGCTTTCACAATTTCGCGTACGGGCCTGGGGCGACACGCGGGGTGACCACGAACTGCTCGCGGCAGCACAGGATGCGCACTGGCGTCTGTTCCATCCGGCGTGGCGTCGGGGCCGTTATAAAGGTCCCGTTAACGCCAAGTTACATAATCGGGATGGCAATGATGGCTCATCGCGGTAA
- a CDS encoding HpcH/HpaI aldolase/citrate lyase family protein: MAIPSPYALGATLYMPATRDDILDVVFGEKIPELRSLVVCLEDAVALIDVETALVNLRNVLTRIQDRGGRPANGPLLFVRPRDAAMAKILNDWPLMAHVDGFVVPKLSLQSLASWEDAVTNPELALMPTLETPEVFNPTAMVELGQALKVNLGERIIALRIGGNDLMGCLGLRRNPAMTLYGTPMGYVIPMLSGVMGSQGFALTAPVFEQLATPDIMEQELALDISNGMVGKTAIHPSQVNIIQNAFRVSLEDLNCARMILNSVAPAVFKYNDAMCEPATHYKWATHIMERAKWHGVLPTPASIVDASIRLAEAVS, translated from the coding sequence ATGGCCATACCTTCGCCTTATGCTTTGGGGGCAACGCTGTATATGCCTGCCACCCGCGACGACATTCTCGATGTGGTATTCGGAGAAAAGATTCCCGAACTGCGTTCGCTGGTCGTGTGCCTGGAAGACGCCGTGGCGCTGATCGATGTCGAGACGGCGCTGGTCAACCTGCGCAATGTGCTGACACGTATCCAGGACCGTGGCGGACGGCCAGCCAATGGCCCGCTGCTGTTTGTTCGACCTCGCGATGCCGCAATGGCGAAAATTCTCAATGACTGGCCGCTGATGGCCCACGTCGACGGGTTCGTTGTCCCCAAGCTTTCGCTGCAAAGCCTTGCAAGCTGGGAGGATGCTGTTACCAATCCAGAGCTGGCCCTGATGCCTACACTGGAGACGCCCGAGGTGTTCAACCCGACGGCCATGGTCGAACTGGGGCAGGCACTCAAGGTGAATCTGGGCGAGCGGATCATTGCCTTGCGCATTGGTGGTAACGATCTGATGGGCTGTCTGGGGCTGCGCCGCAATCCGGCCATGACGCTGTATGGCACGCCCATGGGCTATGTGATTCCGATGCTGTCCGGTGTGATGGGCTCCCAGGGTTTTGCCCTGACCGCGCCGGTCTTCGAGCAACTGGCGACTCCCGACATCATGGAGCAGGAACTGGCGTTGGATATCTCCAACGGTATGGTGGGCAAGACAGCAATCCACCCCTCGCAGGTCAATATCATTCAGAATGCGTTTCGTGTGAGCCTGGAAGACCTGAATTGCGCCCGGATGATTTTGAACTCTGTCGCTCCGGCGGTGTTCAAGTACAACGATGCGATGTGTGAACCGGCCACTCATTACAAATGGGCAACCCACATCATGGAGCGCGCCAAATGGCACGGAGTCCTGCCGACCCCTGCTTCGATCGTGGATGCCAGCATTCGACTCGCTGAGGCAGTTAGTTAA
- a CDS encoding cysteine protease StiP family protein, which yields MSNPVHGLDTVGSGSYLADDVHFLLRGVEMDTTDVEEKERLIQTKQKHYSEMISLESAPGEAHGALFERALVQNGLRMATDVQALALALDQACQGREIVLVSFVRAGLPLGVLLRRALIELGRETHHYGISIIRDRGIDSVALEAIIRAHGAQNIVFVDGWTGKGAISGEIKRSLAGDARFPEEPRLVVLADPCGSAWLAASPEDWVIPSGILGATVSGLVSRSIWPADGGLHGCVVYDHLQEHDVTRSFIERIESQRRNLQGVVAAQPWTPQQRIELKRTARQVIDTLAERFGINNLNRVKPGIAEATRAVMRRVPDHVLVRNTSDSDVQLLMHLTEKAGIPVEEAANALGPYRAVTIIRSLS from the coding sequence ATGAGTAATCCCGTTCACGGGCTCGACACGGTGGGCAGCGGTAGCTATCTCGCGGATGACGTGCATTTTCTGCTGCGCGGCGTCGAGATGGACACCACCGATGTCGAGGAAAAAGAGCGGCTGATCCAGACGAAACAAAAGCATTATTCGGAAATGATCAGCCTGGAGTCAGCTCCGGGCGAGGCTCATGGCGCGTTGTTCGAGCGTGCGCTGGTGCAGAACGGTCTGCGTATGGCGACCGACGTGCAGGCGTTGGCGCTGGCCCTCGATCAGGCGTGCCAGGGGCGCGAGATCGTTCTGGTGTCGTTCGTGCGGGCCGGGTTGCCGTTGGGCGTCCTGCTGCGTCGGGCTCTGATCGAGCTGGGCCGCGAAACGCATCACTATGGCATTAGCATCATTCGTGACCGTGGCATCGACTCGGTAGCGCTTGAGGCCATCATTCGGGCCCATGGCGCGCAGAACATTGTTTTTGTGGATGGATGGACCGGCAAGGGCGCGATTTCCGGGGAGATCAAGCGCAGTCTGGCGGGTGATGCGCGGTTCCCTGAAGAGCCTCGGCTGGTGGTACTGGCCGACCCGTGCGGCAGTGCGTGGCTGGCGGCGTCCCCCGAGGATTGGGTCATCCCGTCCGGCATTCTGGGGGCCACAGTGTCAGGCCTGGTGTCGCGCTCCATATGGCCTGCTGATGGCGGGCTGCACGGGTGTGTCGTTTACGATCACCTGCAAGAGCACGACGTGACTCGCTCGTTCATCGAGCGAATCGAAAGTCAGCGCCGCAATCTGCAGGGCGTTGTTGCGGCCCAGCCCTGGACGCCACAGCAGCGCATCGAGCTCAAACGTACAGCCCGGCAAGTGATCGACACTCTGGCCGAGCGGTTCGGGATCAACAATCTCAACCGGGTGAAGCCGGGGATTGCCGAAGCGACCCGCGCCGTCATGCGCCGGGTGCCTGATCATGTGCTGGTGCGTAATACCTCTGACAGCGATGTGCAATTGCTCATGCACCTGACCGAAAAAGCGGGCATTCCTGTCGAGGAAGCCGCAAATGCCTTGGGGCCCTATCGGGCGGTAACCATTATTCGGAGTCTCAGCTAA
- a CDS encoding HAD family hydrolase: MSNERPLIFVDLDDTLFQTARKTAPGIEKHVATVDLTGNANGYMTNVQKSFVNWLLANSDVVPVTARSVEAYSRVKLPFSSGAICSHGGVMLDAAGRLDSDWNAQMKQTLATYQGRLHELSAATLAIGQEMGVSLRGWVVEEAKLFHYVVTKHNESDDSILTRVLAEVQARGLLDDMHVHGNGNNLAFLPNGLAKRYAVQEWLRRDRAVNGERPVLGFGDSITDLGFMDECHWWATPARSQLAKVFAGAAHE; this comes from the coding sequence ATGAGTAACGAACGCCCGCTGATATTCGTGGATCTGGACGACACCCTGTTCCAGACCGCTCGCAAGACCGCTCCCGGCATCGAGAAGCACGTGGCCACCGTTGACCTCACCGGCAATGCCAATGGCTACATGACCAACGTGCAGAAATCCTTCGTGAACTGGCTGCTGGCCAATTCCGATGTGGTGCCGGTCACGGCGCGTAGCGTCGAGGCTTACAGCCGGGTGAAGTTGCCGTTCAGCTCGGGCGCAATCTGCTCCCATGGTGGCGTGATGCTCGATGCTGCCGGTCGCCTGGACAGCGACTGGAATGCGCAGATGAAACAGACCCTGGCCACTTATCAGGGGCGTCTGCATGAACTGAGCGCTGCCACCCTGGCCATTGGTCAGGAAATGGGCGTTTCGTTGCGGGGCTGGGTAGTGGAGGAGGCGAAACTTTTCCATTATGTGGTCACCAAGCACAACGAAAGCGATGACAGCATCCTGACTCGCGTGCTGGCCGAAGTGCAGGCACGTGGCCTGCTCGACGACATGCATGTGCATGGCAACGGTAATAACCTGGCGTTCCTGCCCAACGGTCTGGCCAAGCGCTATGCCGTGCAGGAGTGGCTGCGTCGTGACCGGGCCGTCAATGGCGAGCGCCCGGTGCTGGGCTTTGGTGACAGCATCACCGACCTGGGTTTCATGGACGAGTGCCACTGGTGGGCAACGCCTGCGCGCAGTCAGTTGGCCAAGGTGTTTGCCGGTGCAGCGCATGAGTAA
- a CDS encoding phosphoribosyltransferase domain-containing protein — protein sequence MDSSSALSTPTRLRADLLRGRLDVMVDSSTIAPDSLFGFAERRNPKRAFLFVSRVLGRHIPVRPGVMLKSFQDLAHKIPADLPGPVLVIGMAETAVGLGAGVHRAYSESRPDSLYLVSTRHPTGTELFARFEEEHSHASAHLIHLPTDPALREMMLGARSLVLVDDEASTGKTFINLYRALVEAGLSKVERVVTCVLTDWSAGAVSTTMGDVAEQVSLLQGSYSFAEDLAAPLPDMPEVGTVAMGDWPLVTANDWGRLGVRSVLDTLAPDIQVAKGERVLVVGTSEFVWRPFLLAERLEKAGADVHFSSTSRSPIALGHAIDHALSFSDNYGLGIPNFLYNVRPGQFDRVLICTETPQQAVPAELVEALNAEVICDE from the coding sequence ATGGACAGCAGTTCAGCTCTTTCAACCCCTACAAGGCTTCGCGCTGATCTGCTCCGTGGTCGTCTCGACGTGATGGTCGACTCGTCCACCATCGCGCCGGACTCCCTGTTCGGCTTTGCCGAGCGACGCAATCCCAAGCGGGCGTTTCTCTTCGTTTCCCGCGTGCTCGGGCGACATATCCCGGTGCGTCCCGGTGTCATGCTCAAGAGTTTCCAGGACCTTGCCCACAAGATTCCGGCCGATCTGCCAGGCCCGGTGCTGGTCATCGGCATGGCCGAGACGGCAGTGGGGCTGGGTGCTGGTGTACACCGGGCCTACAGCGAGTCGCGACCGGATTCGCTGTATCTGGTCAGCACCCGTCACCCGACCGGCACCGAGCTGTTTGCCCGTTTCGAGGAAGAACACAGCCACGCCAGTGCCCACCTGATTCACTTGCCGACCGATCCTGCGCTGCGCGAGATGATGCTGGGCGCCCGTTCGCTGGTGCTGGTGGACGACGAAGCCTCCACCGGCAAGACATTCATCAACCTCTATCGGGCGCTGGTCGAGGCCGGGCTGAGCAAGGTCGAGCGTGTCGTGACCTGTGTCCTGACCGACTGGTCGGCCGGCGCGGTCAGCACCACCATGGGCGATGTGGCCGAGCAGGTTTCCTTGCTGCAGGGTTCCTATTCCTTTGCCGAGGATCTGGCTGCGCCGCTGCCGGACATGCCGGAAGTCGGCACCGTGGCCATGGGCGACTGGCCTTTGGTCACCGCCAATGACTGGGGACGTCTCGGTGTTCGCTCGGTACTCGACACACTGGCACCCGACATTCAGGTCGCCAAGGGCGAGCGTGTCCTGGTGGTGGGCACCAGCGAATTCGTCTGGCGCCCGTTCCTGCTGGCCGAGCGTCTGGAAAAGGCCGGTGCCGACGTGCATTTCAGCTCCACCAGCCGTTCCCCGATTGCCCTGGGGCATGCCATCGATCATGCCTTGTCGTTCTCCGACAACTACGGCCTGGGGATTCCCAATTTTCTTTACAACGTACGGCCCGGTCAGTTCGATCGCGTACTGATCTGCACCGAAACCCCTCAGCAGGCCGTGCCCGCCGAGCTGGTCGAAGCGCTGAATGCCGAGGTCATCTGCGATGAGTAA
- a CDS encoding trypsin-like peptidase domain-containing protein — protein MKVLAPGANTAIANAHCTWLLESGKASVFGEYVAVALLPVDEKRQPKGNPALLHREQEWMEWSDGPERVGCSLRLDRLPAGSDRVLVMAYVYAATGPIREISSLRLVIDKEIEVQADLRDNGEASIIIGEFYQRNDQWKFRALHEGSAYGLAAFGRKIGLDVDDHHPRRSSINSPGGHQHQSATGTAFVVGPSHVMTCAHVIEDMSVLYISSLEGRFKVEPVVIDRRNDIALLRVQGASPLKPVTFREGTGAEPGDTVVALGYPLASISGGSLQVTQGGLFGLHSDASLFQFTAPIQPGSSGSPLFDNGGAVIGMVTSSVPDAQNMNFAVKSALLLSFLEACRVTASHARPERTYTTTEITRSAQSALWLVEASRT, from the coding sequence ATGAAAGTGCTGGCACCGGGCGCCAATACAGCTATTGCGAATGCACATTGCACATGGCTGCTGGAAAGCGGCAAGGCCTCGGTATTCGGTGAATATGTGGCGGTAGCGTTGTTGCCGGTTGACGAAAAACGTCAGCCCAAAGGCAATCCTGCCTTGCTGCATCGTGAGCAGGAATGGATGGAGTGGAGCGACGGGCCGGAACGGGTCGGTTGTTCCCTCAGGCTGGATCGACTGCCCGCTGGCAGTGATCGTGTGCTGGTGATGGCTTACGTCTATGCCGCCACTGGCCCGATCCGCGAGATTTCCAGTCTGCGGCTGGTGATCGACAAGGAAATCGAAGTCCAGGCGGATCTGCGGGACAACGGTGAGGCGTCGATCATCATCGGCGAGTTTTACCAGCGCAACGATCAATGGAAGTTTCGGGCGCTGCATGAAGGCTCTGCCTACGGGCTGGCAGCGTTTGGGCGCAAGATCGGGCTGGACGTCGATGATCATCATCCTCGGCGCAGTTCCATCAACTCTCCGGGCGGTCACCAGCACCAGTCGGCTACCGGTACCGCGTTTGTGGTCGGGCCTTCCCACGTGATGACCTGTGCCCATGTCATCGAAGACATGAGCGTGCTGTATATCAGCTCCCTGGAAGGGCGCTTCAAGGTCGAGCCGGTGGTGATCGACCGACGCAACGACATCGCCTTGTTGCGGGTACAAGGCGCTTCGCCGCTCAAGCCGGTCACGTTCCGTGAAGGCACGGGCGCGGAGCCTGGCGATACGGTGGTGGCGCTGGGTTATCCACTGGCGTCTATTTCCGGTGGCAGCCTGCAAGTGACCCAGGGCGGCCTGTTCGGCTTGCACAGCGATGCCAGCCTGTTTCAGTTCACGGCGCCCATTCAGCCGGGCTCCAGTGGCAGTCCACTGTTCGACAACGGTGGCGCGGTTATCGGGATGGTGACCTCAAGTGTGCCGGATGCACAGAACATGAATTTCGCGGTGAAGTCGGCATTGCTTCTGTCTTTTCTGGAAGCCTGCCGCGTGACGGCCTCCCATGCCCGTCCGGAAAGAACGTACACCACGACCGAAATTACACGCTCTGCCCAGTCGGCGCTCTGGCTTGTCGAGGCCTCGCGTACATGA
- a CDS encoding ATP-grasp domain-containing protein codes for MIWFLEGQSSQREVIMGAREALPASVRIIASHRQDRSEITGQADVALQEPRNNAERIDWVLETARELGVKVIIAGRVGSFYEAHRERFVAEGFDLVTGGTSMQTFINVDDKSLFTAAAEQAGLACIPGISASNTEELQAAYETLSRTGEVCIKPTVGIFGHGFWRFKAGVDDFRCFANPDARETSFEAYLNAYRQSDDRPPMLLMPYMPGSECSVDMVCEHGKAVAFVGRRKQGMNQTFERDSEAVQLAVQAAEHFGCDGLINVQTRDDADGKPHLLEINPRYSGGIGYTREAGINLPGIFATRRLGLKEPETHWLDNIRVKAITVAVLATV; via the coding sequence ATGATTTGGTTCCTTGAAGGCCAGTCCAGCCAGCGCGAAGTCATCATGGGCGCGCGTGAGGCGTTGCCGGCGTCGGTGCGGATTATCGCGTCCCATCGTCAGGATCGCTCGGAAATCACCGGTCAGGCCGACGTTGCCTTGCAGGAGCCGCGCAACAATGCAGAGCGCATTGACTGGGTCCTCGAGACGGCCCGGGAGCTGGGTGTCAAAGTCATTATCGCCGGGCGTGTCGGCAGTTTTTATGAGGCGCATCGTGAGCGTTTCGTGGCAGAGGGTTTTGACCTGGTCACCGGCGGCACCAGCATGCAGACTTTTATCAATGTAGACGACAAAAGCCTTTTCACTGCCGCTGCCGAACAGGCGGGTCTGGCGTGCATACCGGGGATCAGCGCAAGCAATACCGAAGAGTTGCAGGCCGCCTACGAAACCCTGTCCCGCACGGGGGAGGTCTGCATCAAGCCGACGGTGGGAATCTTCGGGCATGGATTCTGGCGCTTCAAGGCAGGCGTCGATGACTTCCGCTGCTTCGCCAACCCTGACGCCCGGGAAACAAGCTTCGAGGCTTACCTGAATGCTTATCGCCAGTCGGATGACAGGCCGCCCATGTTGCTCATGCCGTATATGCCGGGCAGCGAATGTTCAGTAGACATGGTGTGTGAGCACGGTAAGGCGGTGGCCTTCGTCGGTCGGCGCAAGCAGGGGATGAATCAGACGTTCGAGCGTGACAGCGAAGCTGTCCAGTTGGCCGTGCAGGCCGCCGAGCATTTTGGCTGTGACGGCCTGATCAACGTGCAGACCCGTGACGATGCTGACGGCAAGCCACACCTGCTGGAAATCAACCCGCGCTATTCGGGTGGTATCGGTTACACACGGGAAGCGGGCATCAACCTGCCAGGTATTTTCGCGACCCGGCGGCTTGGGCTGAAAGAACCGGAAACACATTGGCTGGATAATATCCGGGTCAAGGCCATTACCGTGGCTGTACTGGCTACGGTTTGA
- a CDS encoding DUF1523 family protein, producing the protein MKWLKRSVWLLVFVAFGLGALSLYYVLPRHDVVMVTGVEVKRMDADGVINADNVADGPTRDVYFINTEDPDTKKVVVYRNEDTGWSFPWYFKFDSADIQAKAQGYSRDSQQLALIRYYGWRIQILSMFPNITQVELTNSREQPFPIFNAIFFGVLILLVLVVVIAVKRRFRKQPRVDGVVRG; encoded by the coding sequence ATGAAGTGGCTCAAGCGGTCGGTTTGGCTTTTGGTTTTCGTTGCATTCGGGCTCGGCGCACTGAGCCTTTACTATGTCTTGCCGCGCCATGATGTCGTGATGGTCACGGGCGTGGAAGTAAAAAGAATGGACGCAGACGGCGTGATCAACGCCGACAACGTGGCCGACGGCCCGACCCGCGATGTCTACTTCATCAACACCGAAGACCCGGACACCAAGAAAGTCGTGGTCTACCGCAACGAAGACACCGGCTGGAGCTTCCCGTGGTACTTCAAGTTCGACTCGGCAGACATCCAGGCCAAGGCCCAGGGCTACTCACGTGACTCGCAACAACTGGCACTGATCCGCTACTACGGCTGGCGCATCCAGATCCTGTCGATGTTCCCCAACATCACCCAGGTCGAACTCACCAACAGCCGCGAGCAACCCTTCCCGATCTTCAACGCCATCTTCTTCGGCGTGCTGATTCTGCTGGTGCTGGTCGTGGTGATTGCGGTCAAGCGCCGGTTTCGCAAGCAGCCGCGGGTGGATGGGGTTGTTAGGGGGTAG